In Streptomyces sclerotialus, one genomic interval encodes:
- a CDS encoding ATP-binding cassette domain-containing protein, which yields MIQAVGLTSEARRGLPPAVDDLSFEAPAGEVTVLLGARGAGKTTALRLMLRMERGRGITLFRGRTLHRLPNPARELGVLLGDVPGHPARTARSHLRMLTAAAGVPPDRAEEVLEIVGLSGLEEQRLGEFSRGMDRRLGMAAALLGDPHTLILDEPADGVSPREAAWLYGLLRGFAAQGGSVLVTASDAKAAARLGDRIVTIEDGRLVADQEVGAFAHTRLRPRVSVQTPHADRLAAILVDEWQRADPAVDPRAEQALEVVRESGNRIAVYGSSCALVGDTAFRHGILMHQLADEVGDARPVIPLNRTDGRPATRLTAGHGAVVTAEAGKGEEEYEKNDARYAEAYSDAGGSGAPVEANAEAHTGTSTGANAGTSTGTSAETSTEANAETSAGTSTEVTAQAHTGTTRERRYTGEVVRRDAGGHCALVSWPGGEQGPGRAGGLAGAGRGVTASGRALSVADRGSELTTTLELPVVSADDSSGASTGKSPVIPPHGTPHGTPHGTAAEETADGAAPRTPRPSSTVRGRIQAARLELPRLPAPGPAWPVRYEVRRAASDRTARGVGLLVLVVSLALAWVLARGGDVSAARALAGWPDRLPFPPAAVGAGLIGALAFGQEFRYPALAPEQGSVPRRLRLLGAKLLVSAVSVLFLAITSAFVNGVTVGYVFGVQALPSVADWPLLSLGWGALLVGAAWAGLLAAGIFRSTAMGLAAVLAVPVAVVPLVQGVLSDPTTRSVVGFPARMQATAAVRWPSGVGELTDTAWRLAAQPVVGAMGVSLAVLLCAYVLTALRRRVG from the coding sequence ATGATCCAGGCCGTCGGACTGACCAGCGAAGCCCGTCGCGGCCTGCCACCGGCCGTCGACGACCTGAGCTTCGAGGCGCCGGCCGGTGAGGTCACCGTCCTCCTGGGAGCCAGGGGAGCGGGCAAGACCACGGCCCTGCGTCTGATGCTGCGGATGGAGCGAGGGAGAGGCATCACCCTCTTCCGCGGCCGTACCCTGCACCGCCTGCCGAATCCGGCGCGGGAGCTGGGCGTGCTGCTCGGCGACGTACCGGGCCACCCCGCTCGTACGGCCCGGTCGCACCTGAGGATGCTCACCGCGGCGGCCGGGGTCCCGCCGGACCGTGCCGAGGAGGTCCTGGAGATCGTCGGCCTCAGTGGCCTGGAGGAGCAGCGGCTGGGCGAGTTCTCGCGGGGGATGGACCGTCGGCTGGGTATGGCGGCTGCGCTGCTCGGCGATCCGCACACGCTGATTCTGGACGAACCGGCTGACGGGGTCTCGCCCCGCGAGGCGGCATGGCTGTACGGACTGCTGCGGGGGTTCGCCGCGCAGGGCGGAAGCGTGCTCGTCACGGCTTCGGACGCCAAGGCCGCCGCCCGCCTGGGTGACCGGATCGTCACGATCGAGGACGGCAGGCTGGTCGCTGACCAGGAGGTCGGGGCCTTCGCGCACACGCGACTGCGGCCACGCGTCAGCGTGCAGACCCCGCACGCCGACCGGCTGGCGGCGATCCTGGTCGACGAGTGGCAGCGCGCCGACCCGGCCGTGGACCCGCGTGCGGAACAGGCGCTGGAGGTCGTACGGGAGAGCGGTAATCGCATCGCCGTGTACGGGAGCAGCTGCGCGCTGGTGGGGGACACGGCGTTCCGGCACGGCATCCTGATGCATCAGCTCGCGGACGAGGTGGGCGACGCGAGGCCGGTCATCCCCCTCAACCGGACCGACGGCCGGCCGGCGACGAGGCTGACGGCCGGTCATGGAGCGGTGGTGACCGCGGAGGCCGGCAAGGGCGAGGAAGAGTACGAGAAGAACGACGCCAGGTACGCGGAGGCGTACTCCGACGCCGGCGGCTCAGGGGCCCCCGTCGAGGCGAACGCCGAAGCGCACACTGGGACGAGCACCGGGGCGAACGCCGGGACGAGTACGGGGACGAGTGCAGAGACGAGCACCGAGGCGAACGCCGAGACGAGTGCCGGGACGAGCACCGAGGTGACCGCTCAGGCGCACACCGGAACGACCAGGGAGCGCCGGTACACCGGTGAAGTGGTGCGCAGGGACGCCGGAGGGCACTGTGCGCTCGTCTCCTGGCCCGGTGGTGAGCAGGGTCCGGGGCGGGCCGGCGGCCTCGCGGGGGCGGGAAGGGGCGTCACCGCGTCGGGACGGGCCCTCTCGGTGGCGGATCGCGGCAGCGAACTCACCACGACGCTCGAACTTCCGGTCGTGTCCGCCGACGACAGCAGCGGCGCCTCGACCGGGAAGTCGCCCGTCATCCCGCCGCATGGAACGCCGCATGGAACGCCGCATGGAACAGCGGCCGAGGAGACGGCCGACGGCGCGGCTCCTCGTACGCCGCGCCCCTCTTCGACCGTGCGCGGCAGGATTCAGGCAGCTCGGCTGGAGTTGCCGCGGCTGCCCGCACCGGGACCGGCGTGGCCGGTGCGTTACGAGGTGCGGCGCGCGGCCAGTGACCGTACGGCGCGGGGCGTAGGGCTGCTCGTACTGGTGGTCTCGCTCGCTCTGGCGTGGGTGCTGGCGCGCGGCGGTGACGTGTCGGCGGCACGCGCGCTGGCGGGGTGGCCGGACCGGCTGCCGTTCCCGCCCGCCGCAGTGGGGGCCGGGCTGATCGGAGCGCTCGCGTTCGGGCAGGAGTTCCGGTACCCGGCGCTGGCGCCGGAACAGGGCTCCGTGCCGCGCCGGTTGCGGTTGCTGGGTGCCAAGCTGCTGGTCAGCGCGGTGAGCGTGCTCTTCCTGGCGATCACTTCAGCCTTCGTCAACGGTGTGACCGTGGGTTATGTCTTCGGTGTGCAGGCGCTGCCGTCGGTCGCCGACTGGCCGCTTCTCTCGCTCGGTTGGGGCGCCCTTCTGGTAGGGGCCGCATGGGCGGGCCTCCTGGCGGCCGGGATCTTCCGGTCGACGGCCATGGGATTGGCGGCGGTACTGGCGGTGCCCGTCGCCGTGGTTCCGCTCGTACAGGGAGTGTTGAGCGATCCGACGACGCGATCGGTGGTCGGTTTCCCGGCGCGGATGCAGGCGACGGCCGCGGTCCGGTGGCCGTCCGGAGTCGGCGAGCTGACCGACACCGCGTGGCGGCTGGCGGCGCAGCCGGTGGTCGGTGCGATGGGGGTTTCACTCGCTGTCCTGCTCTGCGCGTATGTCCTGACGGCCCTGCGGAGAAGGGTGGGGTGA
- a CDS encoding glycogen debranching N-terminal domain-containing protein: protein MFPTTPQTHPAPARQRAAPPPRPPEPQPVHTALTCVALPALVISSSTHGQLTGSGMEGFYLSGRRVLARCVLRVAGAQPLTVQAKQLGADRVRFTGTIRTPHDPGPDPGLLVERLRNADGTERITLHNNTPRVLRLPLEITFATDLAELSAVALGLPGPDLPASVHDAGLRWTSDTVHATVTADPPPDDALAAAGLLRWGLELPPGAHRAVELRIRGGATGPARPASTGGAVPTHTGASAARPPRPWSAARLRCDDPRAGTLLATALDDLHGLLIRDPSVPADTGLAAGVPWRCGPAPAEALAAARMLLPLGTRLAASTLRTLARSQHADPGPDFGRIPGPLRDAGPYAPPSCTGIEATLLFPAVLAEARRWGLPAPEVERLLPAAERCLAWLRRTAEPASDATARAGYVPDPAPAGPYRCETQAHAHRAALLGADLLEACNRPGADALRDWAAELRRCFREDFWIDDPGGGRPAALCAPDGRSLTRLVSGAAHLLDTGLLGGGTHAPGLLDGVRTEQVAKLLNSPVLDTGWGLRGLGSKEDGYNPFGHRSGAVRVQETAVAASALAAAGREAEATSLIRGLLDAAESFGYRLPEMYAGQQRTGDGAPVPHPTACRPAAVAAAGAVYALLTLVGIRPDVPGGTLAVRPFAGTPLGAMHVTGLAVAEQPFSVHVSSRGLGMVEEAADGLQLGA from the coding sequence ATGTTCCCCACCACTCCGCAAACCCACCCGGCCCCCGCACGGCAACGCGCCGCGCCCCCTCCCCGGCCACCCGAGCCACAACCCGTCCACACCGCCCTGACCTGCGTCGCGCTGCCCGCGCTCGTCATCTCCTCCAGCACCCACGGGCAGCTCACCGGCAGCGGCATGGAAGGGTTCTACCTCTCCGGCAGACGTGTGCTCGCCCGCTGCGTCCTACGAGTGGCAGGCGCCCAGCCGCTCACCGTGCAGGCCAAGCAGCTGGGCGCCGACCGCGTCCGCTTCACGGGCACCATCCGTACGCCACACGATCCCGGGCCCGACCCCGGCCTCCTCGTCGAGCGCCTGCGCAATGCCGACGGCACCGAACGCATCACCCTGCACAACAACACTCCACGAGTCCTGCGCCTCCCATTGGAGATCACCTTCGCCACCGACCTCGCCGAGCTGAGCGCCGTCGCCCTCGGGCTCCCCGGGCCCGACCTGCCCGCCTCCGTCCATGACGCCGGACTGCGCTGGACCAGCGACACGGTCCACGCCACCGTCACGGCGGATCCGCCGCCGGACGACGCGCTCGCCGCTGCCGGGCTGCTCCGCTGGGGCCTGGAACTGCCACCCGGCGCCCACCGCGCCGTCGAACTGCGTATCCGCGGCGGCGCCACCGGGCCGGCGCGCCCGGCATCCACAGGCGGCGCCGTTCCCACGCACACCGGAGCGAGTGCCGCTCGCCCGCCCCGCCCTTGGTCGGCCGCCCGGCTCCGGTGCGACGACCCCCGTGCCGGAACCCTGCTCGCCACCGCGCTCGACGATCTGCACGGCCTGCTGATCCGGGACCCCTCGGTTCCTGCCGACACCGGACTCGCGGCCGGTGTGCCCTGGCGGTGCGGTCCGGCCCCGGCCGAAGCCCTGGCCGCGGCCCGCATGCTCCTCCCGCTGGGCACCAGGCTCGCCGCGAGCACCCTCCGCACCCTCGCCCGCAGCCAACATGCGGACCCAGGGCCGGATTTCGGACGAATCCCTGGCCCCTTGCGCGACGCCGGCCCGTATGCACCGCCGAGTTGTACGGGCATCGAGGCGACCCTGCTGTTCCCCGCAGTCCTCGCCGAGGCCCGTCGGTGGGGCCTGCCCGCCCCCGAAGTCGAACGGCTGCTGCCCGCCGCCGAACGATGCCTCGCCTGGCTGCGCCGTACGGCAGAGCCTGCCTCCGATGCCACGGCTCGCGCCGGGTACGTACCTGATCCGGCGCCCGCCGGTCCCTACCGCTGCGAGACGCAGGCGCACGCCCACCGTGCCGCACTGCTCGGCGCCGACCTCCTCGAAGCCTGCAACCGCCCCGGAGCCGACGCGCTCCGTGACTGGGCCGCCGAACTGCGCCGCTGCTTCCGGGAGGACTTCTGGATCGACGACCCCGGCGGTGGCCGCCCCGCTGCCCTGTGCGCGCCCGACGGGCGATCGCTCACGCGCCTCGTGTCCGGCGCCGCTCACCTCCTGGACACCGGACTGCTCGGCGGTGGGACGCACGCCCCCGGTCTGCTGGACGGCGTCCGCACGGAACAGGTCGCGAAACTGCTGAACAGCCCCGTACTGGACACCGGATGGGGGCTGCGCGGCCTCGGCAGCAAGGAGGACGGCTACAACCCCTTCGGCCACCGCAGCGGGGCGGTCCGGGTCCAGGAGACCGCCGTCGCCGCGTCGGCGCTGGCAGCCGCGGGCCGCGAAGCGGAAGCGACGTCGTTGATCAGAGGGCTGCTGGACGCCGCGGAGAGCTTCGGGTACCGCCTTCCGGAGATGTACGCGGGGCAGCAGCGCACGGGTGACGGCGCTCCCGTGCCGCATCCCACGGCCTGCCGACCGGCCGCGGTGGCGGCCGCCGGCGCGGTGTACGCCCTTCTCACCCTGGTGGGCATCCGCCCGGACGTCCCGGGCGGCACGCTCGCCGTACGGCCGTTCGCAGGCACGCCCCTGGGCGCCATGCATGTCACCGGTCTGGCCGTTGCGGAGCAGCCTTTCTCCGTACATGTCAGCAGCCGTGGCCTGGGAATGGTGGAGGAGGCGGCAGATGGCCTGCAACTGGGGGCGTGA
- a CDS encoding RNA polymerase sigma factor, which produces MFVSASTSRTLPPEIAESESVMALIERGKADGQIAGDDVRRAFEADQIPPTQWKNVLRSLNQILDEEGVTLMVSAAEAPKRTRKSVAAKSPAKRTATKTVAAKTAAVKKTTAAAPAMPLASAAAADGPGAEAEPAPAKKATAKKATAKKATAKKTAAKKTTAKKAAKKDAVDEILEEENLEETPAAAPGKGDAPEAAEGTEAAGFVLSDEDEDDAPAQQVAAAGATADPVKDYLKQIGKVPLLNAEQEVELAKRIEAGLFAEDKLANSDKLAPKLKRELEIIAEDGRRAKNHLLEANLRLVVSLAKRYTGRGMLFLDLIQEGNLGLIRAVEKFDYTKGYKFSTYATWWIRQAITRAMADQARTIRIPVHMVEVINKLARVQRQMLQDLGREPTPEELAKELDMTPEKVIEVQKYGREPISLHTPLGEDGDSEFGDLIEDSEAVVPADAVSFTLLQEQLHSVLDTLSEREAGVVSMRFGLTDGQPKTLDEIGKVYGVTRERIRQIESKTMSKLRHPSRSQVLRDYLD; this is translated from the coding sequence TTGTTCGTGTCGGCCAGCACATCCCGTACGCTCCCGCCGGAGATCGCCGAGTCCGAGTCTGTGATGGCGCTCATCGAGCGGGGAAAGGCTGATGGGCAGATCGCCGGCGATGACGTGCGTCGGGCCTTCGAGGCTGACCAGATTCCGCCAACCCAGTGGAAGAACGTTCTGCGCAGCCTCAACCAGATCCTCGACGAGGAGGGTGTGACGCTGATGGTCAGTGCCGCAGAGGCGCCCAAGCGCACCCGCAAGAGCGTCGCAGCGAAGAGTCCGGCAAAGCGCACCGCCACCAAGACCGTCGCGGCCAAGACGGCCGCGGTGAAGAAGACCACCGCGGCCGCGCCGGCCATGCCCCTGGCCTCGGCCGCGGCGGCGGACGGGCCCGGTGCCGAGGCGGAGCCCGCCCCGGCGAAGAAGGCGACGGCCAAGAAGGCCACCGCCAAGAAGGCGACGGCCAAGAAGACGGCCGCGAAGAAGACGACGGCGAAGAAGGCCGCCAAGAAGGACGCCGTCGACGAGATCCTCGAAGAGGAGAACCTCGAGGAGACCCCGGCGGCTGCGCCGGGCAAGGGCGACGCGCCCGAGGCGGCCGAGGGCACCGAGGCCGCGGGTTTCGTGCTGTCGGACGAGGACGAGGACGACGCCCCCGCGCAGCAGGTCGCCGCGGCCGGCGCCACCGCCGACCCGGTCAAGGACTACCTCAAGCAGATCGGCAAGGTCCCGCTGCTCAACGCCGAGCAGGAGGTCGAGCTCGCCAAGCGCATCGAGGCGGGCCTGTTCGCCGAGGACAAGCTGGCGAACTCCGACAAGCTCGCGCCGAAGCTGAAGCGTGAGCTGGAGATCATCGCCGAGGACGGGCGCCGCGCCAAGAACCACCTGCTGGAGGCCAACCTCCGTCTCGTGGTCTCCCTGGCCAAGCGCTACACCGGCCGCGGCATGCTCTTCCTGGACCTGATCCAGGAGGGCAACCTCGGTCTGATCCGTGCGGTCGAGAAGTTCGACTACACCAAGGGTTACAAGTTCTCCACGTACGCGACGTGGTGGATCCGCCAGGCGATCACCCGCGCCATGGCCGACCAGGCGCGTACGATCCGTATCCCTGTGCACATGGTCGAGGTCATCAACAAGCTCGCCCGTGTGCAGCGCCAGATGCTCCAGGACCTGGGCCGCGAGCCCACCCCGGAGGAGCTGGCCAAGGAGCTCGACATGACCCCCGAGAAGGTCATCGAGGTCCAGAAGTACGGCCGCGAGCCCATCTCGCTGCACACCCCGCTGGGCGAGGACGGCGACAGCGAGTTCGGTGACCTCATCGAGGACTCCGAGGCCGTCGTGCCGGCCGACGCGGTCAGCTTCACTCTTCTGCAGGAACAGCTCCACTCGGTCCTTGACACGCTCTCGGAGCGTGAGGCGGGTGTCGTCTCGATGCGCTTCGGCCTCACCGACGGCCAGCCCAAGACGCTGGACGAGATCGGCAAGGTCTACGGCGTCACGCGTGAGCGTATCCGTCAGATCGAATCCAAGACGATGTCGAAGCTGCGGCACCCCTCGCGTTCGCAGGTGCTGCGCGACTACCTCGACTGA
- a CDS encoding NUDIX hydrolase, translated as MPPYDPSAFPPFAVTVDLVVLTVRKHALCALAVRRGESPFQGRWALPGGFVRADEDLETAAARELAEETGLHAHGPAGPQPVPGAHLEQLATYGDPKRDPRMRVVSVAHLVLAPDLPAPRAGGDAHSARWAPVDTLLEQENGLVRDGEQAAPLAFDHARILGDGVERARSKIEYSSLATAFCPQEFTVGELRRVYEAVWGVALDPRNFHRKVTGTPGFLVPTGGTTTRQGGRPAQLFRAGGATLLNPPMLRPEV; from the coding sequence ATGCCTCCCTACGACCCGTCGGCCTTCCCCCCGTTCGCCGTCACCGTCGATCTGGTCGTGCTCACCGTGCGCAAACACGCGCTGTGCGCGTTGGCCGTGCGTCGCGGTGAGTCACCGTTCCAGGGGCGGTGGGCGCTGCCCGGTGGATTCGTACGGGCCGACGAGGATCTGGAGACCGCGGCGGCCAGGGAACTCGCCGAGGAGACCGGCCTGCACGCGCACGGCCCCGCGGGCCCCCAGCCGGTCCCCGGTGCCCACCTCGAACAGCTCGCCACGTACGGAGACCCCAAGCGCGACCCGAGGATGCGGGTGGTCAGCGTCGCCCACCTGGTGCTCGCCCCCGACCTGCCCGCCCCGCGGGCGGGCGGCGATGCGCACAGCGCCCGCTGGGCCCCCGTCGACACGCTGCTGGAGCAGGAGAACGGCCTCGTCCGGGACGGCGAACAGGCCGCGCCCCTGGCCTTCGACCACGCGCGCATCCTCGGGGACGGCGTCGAACGGGCCCGCTCCAAGATCGAGTACTCCTCGCTCGCCACCGCGTTCTGCCCGCAGGAGTTCACCGTCGGGGAGCTGCGCCGGGTGTACGAAGCGGTCTGGGGCGTGGCCCTGGATCCCCGGAACTTCCACCGCAAGGTGACCGGCACGCCAGGGTTCCTCGTCCCGACCGGCGGTACGACGACCCGTCAGGGAGGCCGCCCGGCCCAGCTGTTCAGGGCGGGAGGCGCCACGCTCCTGAATCCGCCCATGCTCCGCCCCGAGGTATGA
- a CDS encoding FadR/GntR family transcriptional regulator translates to MLFTKDLKALRHVADKGCVSTLAHTMMTATRPADSGLTGPGELDRYPYADAVGGERADRVAPVWDGHDSEMGRVGRRTAGSRGRGLHGQLVQQLGQMIVSGDLGADRPLVPEEIGQRFEVSRTVVRESLRVLEAKGLVSARPNVGTRVRPVSDWNLLDPDIIEWRAYGPQRDDQRRELCELRWTIEPLAARLAAGHGREDVQQRLADMVEIMGHAAAQGDSLTFARADAEFHSLLLQLTGNRMLEHLSGIVSAALQVSGGSSLGCEHPVETSVGQHMKIIDAIGAGDAAGAEAAMRQLLASDGETGVPGAGGGADHVVPAPREH, encoded by the coding sequence GTGCTTTTCACCAAAGACCTCAAGGCTCTCCGGCACGTCGCCGACAAAGGATGCGTGAGTACCCTTGCGCACACCATGATGACCGCGACTCGCCCCGCCGACTCCGGCCTCACCGGCCCGGGCGAGCTCGACCGCTACCCCTACGCCGACGCCGTCGGCGGCGAGCGCGCCGACCGCGTGGCTCCCGTATGGGACGGCCATGACAGCGAGATGGGCCGGGTCGGCCGCCGCACCGCCGGCAGCCGCGGCCGTGGCCTGCACGGCCAACTGGTCCAGCAGCTCGGCCAGATGATCGTCTCCGGTGACCTCGGGGCCGACCGTCCGCTCGTACCCGAAGAGATCGGCCAGCGCTTCGAGGTCTCCCGCACCGTCGTCCGTGAATCGCTGCGCGTCCTGGAGGCCAAGGGCCTGGTCAGCGCGCGCCCGAACGTCGGCACCCGGGTCCGCCCGGTCAGCGACTGGAACCTCCTCGACCCCGACATCATCGAGTGGCGGGCGTACGGGCCCCAGCGTGACGACCAGCGCCGGGAGCTGTGCGAGCTGCGCTGGACCATCGAGCCGCTCGCCGCCCGTCTCGCGGCCGGGCACGGCCGCGAGGACGTACAGCAGCGCCTCGCCGACATGGTCGAGATCATGGGTCATGCAGCGGCGCAGGGCGACTCCCTGACGTTCGCCCGCGCGGACGCGGAGTTCCACTCGCTGCTCCTCCAGCTCACCGGTAACCGCATGCTGGAGCACCTCTCCGGCATCGTCTCCGCAGCCCTCCAGGTCTCCGGCGGCTCGTCCCTCGGCTGCGAGCACCCCGTGGAGACGTCCGTCGGCCAGCACATGAAGATCATCGACGCGATCGGTGCGGGCGACGCGGCCGGCGCGGAGGCCGCGATGCGCCAGCTCCTCGCGAGCGACGGGGAAACCGGGGTGCCCGGCGCGGGCGGTGGAGCGGATCACGTGGTGCCCGCACCCCGCGAGCACTGA
- a CDS encoding DUF7455 domain-containing protein has protein sequence MTTVLTPASPLTAADRCDRCGAQAYLRVVLMSGGELLFCAHHGRKFEPELKKIAAEIQDETERLTATPASASEEER, from the coding sequence GTGACTACTGTTCTGACCCCCGCGAGCCCGCTGACGGCCGCTGACCGCTGCGACCGCTGCGGCGCACAGGCATATCTGCGCGTCGTCCTGATGTCCGGCGGCGAACTGCTCTTCTGCGCCCACCACGGTCGCAAGTTCGAGCCAGAACTCAAGAAGATCGCCGCGGAGATACAGGACGAGACGGAGCGGCTGACCGCCACTCCGGCGTCCGCGTCCGAAGAGGAACGCTGA
- a CDS encoding serine protease, giving the protein MRNRTRAVTTVLAVIAPVVAALGVPGPAAADSVIVGGRQVSASSSPWVVALSSRERFGDERSGQFCGGVLVGPSTVLTAAHCMGKDVLGASPDAVQDLRVIVGRTDLRGQTGREMATRSVWINPSYDATTNAGDFAVVKLRGTAPVRALPMAGTYDRAYRPGTSAAVYGWGDTTGNGTYSSVLRAAQVQVMQDSSCRRAYPKSVDGTYDPASMLCAGTERGGHDACQGDSGGPLVANGRLVGLVSWGTGCGEPGKPGVYTRVSAAKQAVMAQGGSGGFAGRG; this is encoded by the coding sequence ATGCGCAACCGCACCCGCGCTGTCACCACGGTCCTCGCCGTCATTGCGCCGGTCGTCGCCGCGCTCGGGGTGCCGGGGCCAGCTGCCGCCGACAGCGTCATCGTCGGGGGGCGGCAGGTGTCGGCTTCGTCGAGCCCCTGGGTCGTGGCGCTGTCGAGCCGCGAGCGCTTCGGGGACGAACGCTCCGGGCAGTTCTGCGGTGGTGTCCTGGTGGGTCCTTCGACGGTACTGACCGCAGCGCATTGCATGGGCAAGGACGTGCTGGGCGCGTCGCCGGACGCGGTGCAGGACCTGCGAGTGATCGTCGGGCGTACCGATCTGCGGGGTCAGACGGGCAGGGAGATGGCGACCCGCAGCGTCTGGATCAATCCCTCCTACGACGCGACCACGAATGCCGGGGACTTCGCCGTGGTGAAGCTGCGCGGGACCGCTCCCGTGCGGGCGCTGCCGATGGCGGGCACGTACGACCGCGCCTACCGGCCGGGTACGTCGGCGGCGGTCTACGGGTGGGGTGACACGACCGGGAACGGTACGTATTCGTCGGTGCTGCGCGCGGCACAGGTGCAGGTCATGCAGGACTCGTCCTGCCGACGGGCCTACCCGAAGAGCGTGGACGGTACGTACGACCCGGCCTCGATGCTGTGCGCGGGCACGGAGCGGGGTGGGCACGACGCCTGTCAGGGGGACAGCGGCGGACCGCTCGTGGCGAACGGCCGGCTGGTGGGACTGGTCTCCTGGGGCACCGGCTGCGGTGAGCCGGGCAAGCCGGGTGTTTACACCCGTGTCTCCGCCGCCAAGCAGGCGGTGATGGCCCAGGGCGGCTCAGGCGGCTTCGCGGGCCGCGGGTGA